The following coding sequences lie in one Babylonia areolata isolate BAREFJ2019XMU chromosome 7, ASM4173473v1, whole genome shotgun sequence genomic window:
- the LOC143283755 gene encoding pirin-like isoform X1 — protein MQKRIILWSVVAVVVLHFVNRYLSLKAKQSHSDMSRSRKVASTFKSVEQDEGMGARVRRTIGRSEMRSFDPFLMLDEFSVGAPAGFPDHPHRGFETVTYMLSGSSRHEDFCGHKGVIDAGDLQWMTAGRGIVHCEMPYGMSISHGLQLWVNLRREDKMVEPSYQELKARDIPSASKGGVTVKVIAGEAFGVKSKVYTRTPTHYLDFKMEKNSRLTQPIPQGWNSFVYVLQGCAQFGPEDQRVTGQAHEVVILDQKGDNLEVVNEGSELCHFVLLAGQPLNEEVYQHGPFVMTTEEEVQQARKDYLLYQNGFEKARGWNSFVVYEDDDPSTLLP, from the exons ATGCAGAAACGTATAATTTTGtggtcagtagtagcagtagttgtgctGCACTTTGTCAACAGATATTTGTCTCTGAAAGCAAAG CAGAGCCACAGCGATATGTCTCGGAGTCGGAAGGTGGCGTCCACGTTTAAGAGTGTGGAACAGGATGAGGGGATGGGAGCGCGGGTGAGGCGTACCATCGGCAGATCCGAG ATGCGGAGCTTTGATCCATTTTTGATGCTGGATGAGTTCAGTGTGGGGGCACCTGCTGGCTTCCCTGATCATCCACACAGGGGGTTCGAAACG GTGACGTACATGCTCAGTGGCTCATCTCGACACGAAGACTTCTGCGGCCACAAGGGAGTCATCGATGCTGGCGATCTGCAG tggatGACGGCTGGGCGGGGCATCGTGCACTGTGAGATGCCTTATGGGATGTCCATCAGTCATGGCCTCCAGCTGTGGGTCAACCTGCGGCGTGAGGACAAAATGGTGGAGCCCTCCTACCAGGAGCTGAAGGCCAGGGACATCCCCTCAGCCTCCAAGGGCGGGGTCACAGTCAAGGTCATCGCTGGGGAGGCCTTTGGGGTCAAG TCCAAAGTGTACACTCGAACACCGACTCACTACCTGGACTTCAAGATGGAAAAGAACTCCCGTCTGACTCAGCCCATTCCACAAGGCTGGAACAGCTTTGTGTATGTTCTCCAAGGATGTGCTCAGTTTG gCCCTGAAGACCAGAGAGTAACGGGGCAGGCTCACGAAGTGGTGATATTGGACCAAAAGGGAGACAATCTGGAGGTTGTCAATGAG gGCAGTGAGCTATGTCATTTTGTACTGCTGGCTGGGCAACCCCTCAATGAAGAAGTCTACCAGCACG GTCCATTTGTGATGACCACTGAAGAGGAAGTGCAGCAAGCCAGAAAGGACTACCTGCTGTACCAGAATGGTTTTGAAAAAGCACGTGGCTGGAATTCTTTTGTTGTCTACGAAGATGACGACCCATCCACCCTTCTGCCTTAG
- the LOC143283755 gene encoding pirin-like isoform X2, with translation MQKRIILWSVVAVVVLHFVNRYLSLKAKSHSDMSRSRKVASTFKSVEQDEGMGARVRRTIGRSEMRSFDPFLMLDEFSVGAPAGFPDHPHRGFETVTYMLSGSSRHEDFCGHKGVIDAGDLQWMTAGRGIVHCEMPYGMSISHGLQLWVNLRREDKMVEPSYQELKARDIPSASKGGVTVKVIAGEAFGVKSKVYTRTPTHYLDFKMEKNSRLTQPIPQGWNSFVYVLQGCAQFGPEDQRVTGQAHEVVILDQKGDNLEVVNEGSELCHFVLLAGQPLNEEVYQHGPFVMTTEEEVQQARKDYLLYQNGFEKARGWNSFVVYEDDDPSTLLP, from the exons ATGCAGAAACGTATAATTTTGtggtcagtagtagcagtagttgtgctGCACTTTGTCAACAGATATTTGTCTCTGAAAGCAAAG AGCCACAGCGATATGTCTCGGAGTCGGAAGGTGGCGTCCACGTTTAAGAGTGTGGAACAGGATGAGGGGATGGGAGCGCGGGTGAGGCGTACCATCGGCAGATCCGAG ATGCGGAGCTTTGATCCATTTTTGATGCTGGATGAGTTCAGTGTGGGGGCACCTGCTGGCTTCCCTGATCATCCACACAGGGGGTTCGAAACG GTGACGTACATGCTCAGTGGCTCATCTCGACACGAAGACTTCTGCGGCCACAAGGGAGTCATCGATGCTGGCGATCTGCAG tggatGACGGCTGGGCGGGGCATCGTGCACTGTGAGATGCCTTATGGGATGTCCATCAGTCATGGCCTCCAGCTGTGGGTCAACCTGCGGCGTGAGGACAAAATGGTGGAGCCCTCCTACCAGGAGCTGAAGGCCAGGGACATCCCCTCAGCCTCCAAGGGCGGGGTCACAGTCAAGGTCATCGCTGGGGAGGCCTTTGGGGTCAAG TCCAAAGTGTACACTCGAACACCGACTCACTACCTGGACTTCAAGATGGAAAAGAACTCCCGTCTGACTCAGCCCATTCCACAAGGCTGGAACAGCTTTGTGTATGTTCTCCAAGGATGTGCTCAGTTTG gCCCTGAAGACCAGAGAGTAACGGGGCAGGCTCACGAAGTGGTGATATTGGACCAAAAGGGAGACAATCTGGAGGTTGTCAATGAG gGCAGTGAGCTATGTCATTTTGTACTGCTGGCTGGGCAACCCCTCAATGAAGAAGTCTACCAGCACG GTCCATTTGTGATGACCACTGAAGAGGAAGTGCAGCAAGCCAGAAAGGACTACCTGCTGTACCAGAATGGTTTTGAAAAAGCACGTGGCTGGAATTCTTTTGTTGTCTACGAAGATGACGACCCATCCACCCTTCTGCCTTAG
- the LOC143283755 gene encoding pirin-like isoform X4 has protein sequence MSRSRKVASTFKSVEQDEGMGARVRRTIGRSEMRSFDPFLMLDEFSVGAPAGFPDHPHRGFETVTYMLSGSSRHEDFCGHKGVIDAGDLQWMTAGRGIVHCEMPYGMSISHGLQLWVNLRREDKMVEPSYQELKARDIPSASKGGVTVKVIAGEAFGVKSKVYTRTPTHYLDFKMEKNSRLTQPIPQGWNSFVYVLQGCAQFGPEDQRVTGQAHEVVILDQKGDNLEVVNEGSELCHFVLLAGQPLNEEVYQHGPFVMTTEEEVQQARKDYLLYQNGFEKARGWNSFVVYEDDDPSTLLP, from the exons ATGTCTCGGAGTCGGAAGGTGGCGTCCACGTTTAAGAGTGTGGAACAGGATGAGGGGATGGGAGCGCGGGTGAGGCGTACCATCGGCAGATCCGAG ATGCGGAGCTTTGATCCATTTTTGATGCTGGATGAGTTCAGTGTGGGGGCACCTGCTGGCTTCCCTGATCATCCACACAGGGGGTTCGAAACG GTGACGTACATGCTCAGTGGCTCATCTCGACACGAAGACTTCTGCGGCCACAAGGGAGTCATCGATGCTGGCGATCTGCAG tggatGACGGCTGGGCGGGGCATCGTGCACTGTGAGATGCCTTATGGGATGTCCATCAGTCATGGCCTCCAGCTGTGGGTCAACCTGCGGCGTGAGGACAAAATGGTGGAGCCCTCCTACCAGGAGCTGAAGGCCAGGGACATCCCCTCAGCCTCCAAGGGCGGGGTCACAGTCAAGGTCATCGCTGGGGAGGCCTTTGGGGTCAAG TCCAAAGTGTACACTCGAACACCGACTCACTACCTGGACTTCAAGATGGAAAAGAACTCCCGTCTGACTCAGCCCATTCCACAAGGCTGGAACAGCTTTGTGTATGTTCTCCAAGGATGTGCTCAGTTTG gCCCTGAAGACCAGAGAGTAACGGGGCAGGCTCACGAAGTGGTGATATTGGACCAAAAGGGAGACAATCTGGAGGTTGTCAATGAG gGCAGTGAGCTATGTCATTTTGTACTGCTGGCTGGGCAACCCCTCAATGAAGAAGTCTACCAGCACG GTCCATTTGTGATGACCACTGAAGAGGAAGTGCAGCAAGCCAGAAAGGACTACCTGCTGTACCAGAATGGTTTTGAAAAAGCACGTGGCTGGAATTCTTTTGTTGTCTACGAAGATGACGACCCATCCACCCTTCTGCCTTAG
- the LOC143283755 gene encoding pirin-like isoform X3, with amino-acid sequence MQKRIILWSVVAVVVLHFVNRYLSLKAKQSHSDMSRSRKVASTFKSVEQDEGMGARVRRTIGRSEMRSFDPFLMLDEFSVGAPAGFPDHPHRGFETVTYMLSGSSRHEDFCGHKGVIDAGDLQWMTAGRGIVHCEMPYGMSISHGLQLWVNLRREDKMVEPSYQELKARDIPSASKGGVTVKVIAGEAFGVKSKVYTRTPTHYLDFKMEKNSRLTQPIPQGWNSFVYVLQGCAQFGPEDQRVTGQAHEVVILDQKGDNLEVVNEGSELCHFVLLAGQPLNEEVYQHGPFVMNTKEEIQQAISDYQRGRNGFEKARSWTSSGE; translated from the exons ATGCAGAAACGTATAATTTTGtggtcagtagtagcagtagttgtgctGCACTTTGTCAACAGATATTTGTCTCTGAAAGCAAAG CAGAGCCACAGCGATATGTCTCGGAGTCGGAAGGTGGCGTCCACGTTTAAGAGTGTGGAACAGGATGAGGGGATGGGAGCGCGGGTGAGGCGTACCATCGGCAGATCCGAG ATGCGGAGCTTTGATCCATTTTTGATGCTGGATGAGTTCAGTGTGGGGGCACCTGCTGGCTTCCCTGATCATCCACACAGGGGGTTCGAAACG GTGACGTACATGCTCAGTGGCTCATCTCGACACGAAGACTTCTGCGGCCACAAGGGAGTCATCGATGCTGGCGATCTGCAG tggatGACGGCTGGGCGGGGCATCGTGCACTGTGAGATGCCTTATGGGATGTCCATCAGTCATGGCCTCCAGCTGTGGGTCAACCTGCGGCGTGAGGACAAAATGGTGGAGCCCTCCTACCAGGAGCTGAAGGCCAGGGACATCCCCTCAGCCTCCAAGGGCGGGGTCACAGTCAAGGTCATCGCTGGGGAGGCCTTTGGGGTCAAG TCCAAAGTGTACACTCGAACACCGACTCACTACCTGGACTTCAAGATGGAAAAGAACTCCCGTCTGACTCAGCCCATTCCACAAGGCTGGAACAGCTTTGTGTATGTTCTCCAAGGATGTGCTCAGTTTG gCCCTGAAGACCAGAGAGTAACGGGGCAGGCTCACGAAGTGGTGATATTGGACCAAAAGGGAGACAATCTGGAGGTTGTCAATGAG gGCAGTGAGCTATGTCATTTTGTACTGCTGGCTGGGCAACCCCTCAATGAAGAAGTCTACCAGCACG GACCATTTGTGATGAACACGAAGGAAGAGATACAGCAGGCCATCAGTGATTACCAGCGAGGGAGAAATGGATTTGAGAAGGCCCGGTCATGGACCTCCAGTGGAGAGTAG